One genomic window of Halovivax cerinus includes the following:
- a CDS encoding hydantoinase/oxoprolinase family protein → MELQDRLAVDIGGTFVDSITFDRETGDITVEKASTTPDQPKDGVLDAIDKVGADLDETEAFVHGTTLGINAFLEREGARTGIITNEGFRDVFEIGRTNVQRESMYDIRYEKPDLIVPRRRRIGVPGRIDANGEVTEPLDEDAVREAARELVRERDVESIAICFLHSYRNGVHERKAAEIIRDEVPDVSLSLSSDITGEYREYERTSTAVLDSYIKPIFESYVDRLDGALREDGFDGSFFITRSGGGTLTAENATTAPVHTILSGPAGGLIGASHVGDVTDRDNLIAVDMGGTSLDACVIEDGSPAVEYDSSLGHMPMMIPVYDIRTIGAGGGSIAWHDGEFLKVGPKSAGADPGPICYGRGGTEPTVTDAAVALGYMDPAAFLGGDMDLDQTSAVDGIREHLADPLDMSVNEASRGVFDVTLANTVGAIREITVEKGLDPRDFTMVSYGGAGSLFVPLLAREIGAKEVLIPHAPSVFSAWGMLMADVVYDLAQTSITVLDELDYDEFDAQFAELETEGAETLGSEGFGDDERTLERFVEMRYLGQEHTVEVDANDVESLDELGDRFEARHESRYGHTMDDPPEVVHLRVRAIGENDKPSIEAQEPADEPTVDPVGTRQAYCFAEREEVPFDVYEREQLRPGHELPGPAIIQEPTTTIVYHSDQTATIDDYGHILLSEVDDA, encoded by the coding sequence ATGGAGCTGCAAGACCGCTTAGCAGTGGACATCGGCGGGACGTTCGTCGATTCGATCACGTTCGACAGAGAGACCGGGGACATCACCGTCGAGAAGGCCTCGACGACACCCGATCAGCCGAAAGACGGCGTCCTCGACGCCATCGACAAGGTGGGTGCCGACCTCGACGAGACCGAGGCGTTCGTCCACGGAACGACGCTCGGGATCAACGCGTTCCTAGAGCGGGAGGGTGCCCGGACGGGGATCATCACGAACGAGGGCTTCCGCGACGTCTTCGAGATCGGCCGAACGAACGTCCAGCGCGAGTCGATGTACGACATCCGCTACGAGAAGCCCGACCTCATCGTCCCCCGCCGTCGCCGAATCGGCGTTCCCGGTCGGATCGACGCCAACGGCGAGGTGACGGAACCACTGGACGAGGACGCGGTCCGCGAGGCCGCCCGCGAACTCGTCCGTGAACGTGACGTCGAGTCGATCGCGATCTGCTTCTTACACTCCTACCGGAACGGCGTGCACGAACGGAAGGCGGCCGAGATCATCCGCGACGAAGTGCCCGACGTGAGCCTGTCGCTGTCTTCCGACATCACGGGCGAGTACCGCGAGTACGAGCGGACGAGTACGGCCGTCCTCGACTCGTACATCAAGCCGATCTTCGAGTCCTACGTCGACCGACTCGACGGGGCGCTACGGGAGGACGGCTTCGACGGCTCGTTCTTCATCACGCGCTCGGGCGGCGGCACGCTGACCGCCGAGAACGCGACGACCGCACCGGTCCACACGATCCTGTCCGGACCGGCCGGCGGCCTCATCGGAGCCTCACACGTCGGCGACGTCACCGATCGAGACAACCTGATCGCCGTCGACATGGGCGGGACCAGCCTCGACGCCTGCGTCATCGAAGACGGCTCGCCGGCCGTCGAGTACGACTCCTCGCTCGGGCACATGCCGATGATGATCCCGGTCTACGACATCCGGACGATCGGCGCCGGCGGCGGCTCGATCGCCTGGCACGACGGTGAGTTCCTCAAGGTCGGGCCCAAGAGCGCCGGCGCCGACCCGGGTCCGATCTGCTACGGGCGCGGGGGAACGGAGCCCACCGTGACCGACGCCGCCGTCGCGCTCGGCTACATGGACCCGGCCGCGTTCCTCGGCGGCGACATGGACCTCGATCAGACCAGCGCGGTCGACGGGATCCGAGAGCACCTCGCCGACCCGCTCGACATGTCGGTGAACGAGGCGTCCCGCGGCGTCTTCGACGTGACGCTCGCCAACACCGTCGGTGCGATCCGCGAGATCACCGTCGAGAAGGGCCTCGACCCGCGCGACTTCACCATGGTCTCCTACGGCGGCGCGGGATCGCTGTTCGTCCCGCTGCTGGCCCGAGAGATCGGCGCGAAGGAGGTCCTCATCCCGCACGCCCCGTCGGTCTTCTCCGCCTGGGGCATGCTCATGGCCGACGTGGTCTACGACCTCGCCCAGACCTCGATCACCGTCCTCGACGAACTGGACTACGACGAGTTCGACGCCCAGTTCGCCGAGCTCGAGACCGAGGGCGCCGAGACCCTCGGTTCTGAAGGGTTCGGAGACGACGAGCGAACCCTCGAACGGTTCGTCGAGATGCGCTACCTCGGCCAGGAGCACACCGTCGAGGTCGACGCGAACGACGTCGAAAGCCTCGACGAACTCGGCGACCGATTCGAGGCGCGCCACGAGTCGCGCTACGGCCACACGATGGACGACCCGCCGGAGGTCGTCCACCTGCGCGTTCGCGCCATCGGCGAGAACGACAAGCCGTCGATCGAGGCCCAGGAACCCGCCGACGAGCCCACAGTCGACCCCGTCGGGACGCGCCAGGCGTACTGCTTCGCCGAGCGCGAGGAGGTGCCGTTCGACGTCTACGAGCGCGAGCAACTTCGGCCCGGACACGAACTGCCGGGTCCGGCCATCATCCAGGAGCCGACGACGACCATCGTCTACCACTCGGACCAGACCGCGACGATCGACGACTACGGCCACATCCTGCTCAGCGAGGTCGATGACGCGTGA
- a CDS encoding LVIVD repeat-containing protein has product MYRRQVLAAGSGLTAFSLAGCGERASSGDSGSTDGESGDASGDTSHARSGAGVPGRIEPLGHAIGSNPSFYTAAALSPDAEWGLLGGFPTESSAVASTLVDLAEPGSPTVVHELDATADGTRTNAVGFDAHRAGLYYRSLEGTTKGIEVVDCGWREGTPTEPRVVTVFETPNVGVHRFVAQPAEPVLYLVDHHPAADAGVLVVDVSAPGSPELVGRAGTSGGTHDLTYDPDREMLYAAYAVGPDEGVVVYDAANPYVPTERGRFAYGPQPDYAALGEPGFETCHQVDYDPTRDLLVVGDERRTGIPGGKHVFDVGWDRGSLEKPEPIGFTHAPDARPMGEEERFWWTTHFHDVVSSGDETLLVDGGYRQGAWVCNLTEPREPTPTERFATVAGADSLDPDPNRVGITSPPFAWEAVHATERDFVFVSDSLTGAYTVDVSAAEARGPRGRGPAGHYNRRIRPGGRPRSRDDR; this is encoded by the coding sequence ATGTATCGACGCCAGGTGCTCGCCGCCGGGTCGGGACTGACCGCGTTCTCGCTGGCCGGATGCGGAGAGCGCGCCAGTTCCGGCGACAGCGGGTCGACCGACGGCGAATCGGGCGACGCCTCCGGCGACACCTCGCACGCACGATCCGGGGCGGGCGTCCCCGGTCGGATCGAGCCGCTCGGCCACGCGATCGGTTCCAATCCGTCGTTCTACACCGCCGCGGCGCTCTCGCCCGACGCCGAGTGGGGCCTCCTGGGTGGCTTCCCGACCGAGTCGAGCGCGGTCGCGAGCACGCTGGTCGACCTCGCGGAGCCGGGGTCGCCGACCGTCGTCCACGAACTCGACGCCACCGCTGACGGCACCCGGACGAACGCGGTCGGCTTCGACGCCCATCGCGCGGGGCTGTACTACCGATCCCTGGAGGGGACGACCAAGGGAATCGAAGTCGTCGACTGCGGGTGGCGCGAGGGAACGCCGACCGAACCGCGGGTCGTCACAGTGTTCGAGACGCCGAACGTGGGCGTCCACCGATTCGTCGCCCAGCCAGCGGAACCCGTGCTCTACCTCGTCGATCACCACCCGGCGGCCGACGCCGGCGTCCTGGTGGTGGACGTGAGCGCACCCGGGTCACCCGAACTCGTCGGTCGAGCCGGGACCAGCGGCGGGACGCACGACCTCACCTACGACCCAGATAGGGAGATGCTCTACGCCGCGTACGCGGTGGGACCCGACGAGGGGGTCGTCGTCTACGACGCGGCCAATCCGTACGTACCCACGGAGCGCGGCCGGTTCGCGTACGGACCGCAGCCGGACTACGCCGCACTCGGCGAACCCGGCTTCGAGACCTGCCACCAGGTAGACTACGATCCGACTCGCGACCTCCTCGTCGTCGGCGACGAGCGCCGGACGGGAATCCCGGGCGGCAAACACGTCTTCGACGTCGGCTGGGATCGGGGATCGCTCGAAAAGCCGGAACCGATCGGTTTCACCCACGCGCCCGACGCCCGCCCGATGGGTGAGGAAGAGCGGTTCTGGTGGACGACGCACTTCCACGACGTCGTGTCGAGCGGCGACGAGACGCTGCTCGTAGACGGCGGGTACCGCCAGGGCGCCTGGGTGTGCAACCTCACCGAGCCGCGCGAGCCGACGCCGACGGAGCGATTCGCCACCGTCGCTGGGGCCGACTCGCTCGACCCCGATCCGAACCGGGTCGGGATCACGTCGCCGCCGTTCGCCTGGGAGGCCGTCCACGCCACAGAGCGCGACTTCGTCTTCGTCAGCGACAGTCTCACCGGCGCCTACACGGTAGACGTGTCCGCGGCGGAGGCACGCGGGCCCAGGGGACGGGGTCCGGCTGGTCACTACAACCGTCGGATCCGTCCGGGCGGACGACCGCGAAGCCGCGACGACCGGTGA
- a CDS encoding M24 family metallopeptidase, with protein MLSENRLTERLEADDVDVVVTSSPENVFYLSGLESLSQDLLGERAFAIRTADGGDPIVVLPAVDASIVADTGLEYEAVYTYGSFYLYESDGMRDIDRTVQALKNERNLEGPVDALLAALDSLVEGDDAVAIERSGFDADEYGRVTDALDVDEIRPAAPICRDLRRVKSTEEQRRLRRSVEINQASIRAAIETVEAGMTERELASRYQQELVSRGAEPLFTVIGFGPHGAYPHAVPGDRELEPGDLVRFDVGCTYENYASDIARTFAFERATDVQRRKYDVLNRSMDRSIDLLEDGATTTAVFDGTIEFVRTEGADVFESFDRNHFGHGIGIEVYDPPTIDRATNRIHAGMVLCVEPPYYQLGMGGIQVEDEVVVTEDGVTRLSDCPDTLRVI; from the coding sequence ATGCTATCCGAGAACCGGCTCACCGAGCGACTCGAGGCGGACGACGTCGACGTCGTCGTCACGTCCTCTCCCGAGAACGTGTTCTACCTGTCGGGTCTGGAGAGTCTTTCGCAGGACCTCCTCGGCGAACGCGCGTTCGCGATCCGAACCGCCGACGGCGGCGATCCGATCGTCGTCCTCCCGGCGGTCGACGCGAGTATCGTCGCCGACACCGGACTCGAGTACGAGGCGGTCTACACCTACGGCTCGTTCTACCTGTACGAGAGCGACGGAATGCGGGACATCGACCGAACCGTCCAGGCGCTCAAGAACGAGCGAAATCTCGAGGGGCCCGTAGACGCCTTGCTGGCGGCGCTCGACTCACTCGTCGAGGGGGACGACGCCGTCGCGATCGAGCGAAGCGGGTTCGACGCCGACGAGTACGGGCGCGTGACCGACGCGCTCGACGTCGACGAGATCCGGCCGGCGGCGCCCATCTGCCGCGATCTGCGGCGGGTGAAGTCGACCGAGGAGCAGCGGCGACTCCGCCGGTCGGTCGAGATCAATCAGGCGTCGATCCGGGCGGCGATCGAGACCGTCGAAGCGGGGATGACCGAGCGAGAACTCGCCTCGCGTTACCAGCAAGAACTGGTCTCGCGGGGCGCCGAGCCGCTCTTTACCGTGATCGGGTTCGGTCCCCACGGGGCGTATCCCCACGCCGTTCCCGGCGACCGCGAACTCGAACCGGGCGACCTCGTCCGCTTCGACGTCGGCTGTACCTACGAGAACTACGCCTCTGACATCGCCCGCACGTTCGCCTTCGAGCGCGCCACCGACGTACAGCGCCGGAAGTACGACGTCCTGAACCGGAGCATGGATCGGTCGATCGACCTCCTCGAAGACGGCGCGACGACGACGGCGGTGTTCGACGGGACGATCGAATTCGTCCGCACCGAGGGCGCCGACGTGTTCGAGTCGTTCGACCGGAACCACTTCGGTCACGGCATCGGGATCGAGGTCTACGATCCGCCGACGATCGATCGAGCGACGAATCGGATCCACGCCGGGATGGTGCTGTGCGTGGAACCGCCGTACTACCAGCTCGGTATGGGCGGGATCCAGGTCGAAGACGAAGTCGTCGTCACCGAAGACGGCGTGACCAGACTGAGCGACTGCCCCGACACCCTCCGCGTGATCTGA